From the Quercus lobata isolate SW786 chromosome 6, ValleyOak3.0 Primary Assembly, whole genome shotgun sequence genome, one window contains:
- the LOC115950392 gene encoding 40S ribosomal protein S24-1-like, translating to MADTKAVTIRTRKFMTNRLLSRKQFVIDVLHPGRPNVSKAELKEKLSKMYEVKDSNSIFVFKFRTHFGGGKSTGFGLIYDSVENAKKYEPKYRLIRNGLDTKVEKSRKQMKERKNRAKKIRGVKKTKASDAAKAKKK from the exons ATGGCGGACACCAAGGCAGTGACGATTCGGACGAGGAAGTTCATGACCAATAGGCTTCTGTCCAGGAAGCAATTC GTCATTGATGTTTTGCACCCTGGTAGGCCTAATGTTTCAAAG GCTGAGCTGAAAGAGAAATTGTCAAAGATGTATGAGGTGAAAGACTCAAATTCcatttttgtattcaagttcCGTACACATTTTGGAGGAGGGAAGTCAACTGGGTTTGGGCTGATTTATGATTCAGTTGAGAATGCAAAGAAGTATGAGCCCAAGTACAGGCTTATCAGG AATGGACTGGATACCAAGGTAGAAAAGTCAAGGAAGCAGatgaaggaaaggaaaaacaggGCAAAGAAGATCCGAGGTGTAAAGAAG ACTAAGGCTAGTGATGCTGCCAAGGCCAAGAAGAAGTGA